One segment of Candidatus Sericytochromatia bacterium DNA contains the following:
- the dgt gene encoding dNTP triphosphohydrolase: MSTTQRYGSREWARRDPEDRPEQVDPRDPFEVDRARIVHASAFRRLQGKTQIFGVGEGDFFRTRLTHSMEVAQVGKGVALFLNRRVLPESEWVSPELIEAACLAHDLGHPPFGHNGEAALQEMMCAHGGFEGNAQNLRILTRLEVKRPGFGLNLTRATLEAVLKYLDAYSVRKRQRPPGPEGERAVEKCFYDEDAETVAWIRGGVSHRHRSLEAEIMEWADDIAYSVHDLEDGLHADLIRPEHFEHAGTLDRIAAYARKKGAEDVRPQDVHDLMRHLLDSLKASSANEVKERRKALTSRLIHRFVTHTSLSRRDDLPGYGWALAIPPEIRREACILMGVEYVLLIRNPRVTTLEYKGRHIVQRLFEAHAQPDAGDLFPVDVREWWEAVRNEERPRLRVVCDYIASMTDGHALRLYQRLFEPGAGQGAMLV, encoded by the coding sequence ATGAGCACAACCCAGCGTTACGGTTCGCGGGAATGGGCCCGCCGAGACCCTGAAGACCGACCGGAACAGGTCGACCCCCGCGACCCGTTCGAGGTCGACCGGGCGCGCATCGTGCATGCCTCGGCCTTTCGTCGCCTGCAGGGAAAGACCCAGATTTTTGGCGTCGGCGAGGGCGACTTTTTTCGGACCCGCCTGACCCACTCCATGGAGGTGGCCCAGGTCGGCAAAGGCGTGGCCCTGTTCCTGAATCGACGGGTTTTGCCGGAATCAGAGTGGGTGTCGCCTGAACTGATCGAGGCGGCCTGCCTGGCGCATGACCTGGGCCATCCGCCGTTCGGCCACAACGGTGAGGCCGCCCTGCAGGAGATGATGTGCGCCCACGGCGGCTTTGAAGGAAACGCTCAGAACCTGCGGATCTTGACGCGCCTCGAGGTCAAACGTCCCGGTTTCGGGCTGAACCTCACGCGTGCCACCCTGGAGGCCGTGTTGAAGTATCTCGATGCCTATTCCGTGCGCAAGCGCCAGCGGCCGCCCGGCCCGGAGGGGGAGCGGGCGGTCGAAAAGTGTTTCTACGACGAAGATGCCGAGACGGTGGCCTGGATCCGCGGCGGGGTGTCCCATCGCCACCGCTCCCTCGAGGCGGAGATCATGGAATGGGCGGACGACATCGCCTATTCGGTGCATGACCTGGAGGACGGGTTGCATGCTGACCTGATCCGCCCGGAGCACTTCGAACACGCCGGCACGCTGGACCGGATCGCGGCCTACGCGCGCAAAAAAGGAGCCGAGGACGTGAGGCCTCAGGACGTTCATGACCTGATGCGTCACCTGCTCGATTCGCTCAAGGCCTCCTCGGCCAACGAGGTCAAGGAGCGTCGCAAGGCGCTCACTTCCCGCCTGATCCATCGGTTCGTGACGCACACCTCCCTGAGCCGGCGCGATGATCTGCCGGGTTACGGTTGGGCCCTGGCGATTCCGCCCGAGATTCGGCGGGAGGCTTGCATCCTGATGGGCGTCGAGTACGTGTTGCTGATCCGCAATCCGCGCGTCACGACCCTGGAGTACAAGGGACGCCACATCGTGCAACGTCTGTTCGAGGCCCACGCGCAGCCGGATGCCGGCGACCTGTTCCCGGTCGACGTGCGGGAATGGTGGGAGGCGGTGCGGAACGAGGAGCGCCCCCGCCTGCGGGTGGTGTGCGATTACATCGCCAGCATGACCGATGGGCATGCCCTGCGGCTCTATCAGCGTCTCTTCGAGCCTGGCGCAGGACAGGGCGCCATGCTGGTGTGA
- a CDS encoding hotdog domain-containing protein — protein sequence MTSLLRVRIGEHDAHYAGGLVAGGALMTFFGDVATELLIRLDGDEGLFVAYDMVEFKAPVHAGDYLEIRGDLLSTGNTSRKMQFTAHKVIQLCRREGLAPSAAELLPEPLLVARASGTCVTPKPLQRF from the coding sequence ATCACGAGTTTGCTGCGCGTTCGCATTGGCGAGCACGACGCCCATTATGCCGGTGGCCTGGTGGCCGGTGGCGCCTTGATGACGTTTTTCGGAGATGTGGCCACCGAGCTCCTGATCCGCTTGGATGGCGATGAGGGCCTCTTCGTGGCTTACGACATGGTCGAGTTCAAGGCGCCTGTCCATGCCGGAGACTACCTGGAAATTCGCGGCGACTTGCTCAGCACGGGCAACACCTCGCGCAAGATGCAGTTCACGGCGCACAAGGTGATTCAGCTGTGTCGACGGGAGGGGCTGGCGCCCTCGGCGGCCGAACTGCTGCCCGAGCCGCTGTTGGTGGCGCGCGCGTCCGGAACCTGCGTGACGCCGAAGCCGCTGCAGCGATTCTGA
- a CDS encoding metallophosphoesterase family protein — protein sequence MRIGILTDIHGDHETMVRIIDHLETKRVDRLVCLGDLVVHGPAPNRVVDWFRQRPEVTVVKGNHDIGATIAEDQLDRLHFFSPDSRANTEAARRALSDENKAYLTALPLEVHENEVCFTHAARGNPFALLRQPETIARGFDSLNGSILIAGHTHRTRVHHWPATRPLWCTDHPTESGTWVHELVPGDRYIINVGCTAQLKYDPFPPVCAVYEPGNRRLEFHELPDLRR from the coding sequence ATGCGCATCGGGATCCTGACGGACATCCATGGCGATCACGAGACCATGGTCCGCATCATCGACCACCTCGAGACCAAACGGGTGGACCGCTTGGTCTGCCTGGGTGATCTGGTGGTGCACGGCCCCGCCCCCAACCGGGTGGTCGACTGGTTCCGTCAGCGCCCCGAGGTCACCGTCGTGAAGGGCAATCACGACATCGGGGCCACCATCGCCGAGGACCAGCTCGACCGTCTGCACTTTTTCAGCCCTGATTCGCGGGCCAACACCGAGGCCGCGCGACGGGCGCTGAGTGATGAGAACAAGGCCTATCTGACCGCCTTGCCCCTGGAGGTCCACGAGAATGAGGTCTGCTTCACGCACGCCGCGCGGGGCAACCCCTTCGCCCTGCTCCGCCAGCCGGAGACGATCGCCCGGGGATTCGACTCCCTGAACGGCTCCATTCTGATCGCCGGCCACACCCACCGCACCCGCGTGCACCACTGGCCCGCGACCCGTCCGCTGTGGTGCACCGACCATCCCACGGAAAGCGGCACCTGGGTTCACGAGCTGGTGCCGGGCGATCGCTACATCATCAACGTCGGCTGCACGGCCCAGTTGAAGTACGACCCGTTTCCGCCAGTCTGCGCCGTTTACGAGCCGGGCAACCGCCGCCTCGAGTTCCACGAACTGCCCGATCTGCGTCGTTGA